From the Deinococcus radiophilus genome, one window contains:
- a CDS encoding ribonuclease HII: MPVLTVSPDWSLERQHWVRGYFRVAGVDEAGRGAWAGPVTVAAVILPNTGQELPFADSKTLSATQREALADEVRRIALAWAVEHAWPDEIEQLNILGATHAAAMRALAVLNPEPQALVTDHLRLRTDLPLLAPPRADALSYSVAAASLLAKTERDALMIRLDREYPGYGFAGHKGYGAPAHRAALAELGVSAVHRRGFRPIAALLQERLL, from the coding sequence ATGCCTGTGCTTACCGTCAGCCCCGACTGGTCCCTGGAACGCCAGCACTGGGTGCGGGGTTATTTCCGGGTGGCGGGGGTCGATGAGGCGGGCCGGGGTGCCTGGGCCGGGCCAGTGACGGTGGCCGCCGTGATCCTGCCCAATACCGGGCAGGAGTTGCCCTTTGCGGACAGCAAAACCCTCAGTGCCACGCAGCGCGAAGCCCTGGCCGACGAGGTGCGGCGCATTGCGCTGGCTTGGGCAGTGGAACACGCCTGGCCTGACGAGATAGAGCAGCTGAATATCCTGGGCGCAACCCACGCTGCCGCCATGAGAGCGCTGGCTGTACTGAACCCGGAGCCGCAGGCGCTGGTCACTGACCACCTGCGGCTGCGGACCGATTTGCCGCTGCTGGCTCCACCCCGTGCCGACGCCCTGAGCTATAGCGTGGCCGCTGCCAGCCTGCTGGCCAAGACCGAGCGGGATGCCCTGATGATTCGCCTGGACCGCGAGTATCCCGGCTACGGCTTCGCGGGCCACAAGGGTTACGGTGCGCCAGCTCACCGCGCTGCCCTGGCCGAACTGGGCGTGAGTGCCGTGCACCGGCGCGGGTTTCGGCCCATTGCGGCGCTGCTGCAAGAGCGGCTGCTGTAA
- a CDS encoding HAMP domain-containing protein, which translates to MKYTVVIQQPIQDERRPELEQQLQTQLGLGQSAAAKLAARRAGRLLKPTTRAKAEKLLGLFRQIGADVTLEEVPEEGEITSLAALGSVPAVGSGSLGGLGGTPTAVPAQAQPSPLPDASADPFGLDPFGADPFGLPDDLSVTTSQVFRAAPGAVTGSSVAADPAAPTALQGRPALDPLREKSDDLAVQATEEDVWADFADALRVDVPAEAPREVQAAAPLTPTFLDATDEPAVTTRLGPRRSLLTQLQQAALLPAATLGLLTFLLLSALLPGQRQQRHLTSAQTVAESFSAGLNVADPLVMQQQLDTLVASEGVGFAQVTLPDGTVAFASDAEAADRTALQNSFAEWQGRQGVFREDETYSVGRVSGAADVAVGLPYVSGLASLLIPMLLTALLLLGAAYAWAGRAARDMLEPIQRLVRSADAISSGDLSQPVQAEANNEVGDLAEALERMRVSLSAAMDRLRRRKR; encoded by the coding sequence ATGAAGTACACCGTTGTCATTCAGCAACCCATACAGGATGAGAGGCGTCCCGAACTGGAGCAGCAGCTGCAAACCCAGCTGGGTCTGGGCCAGTCGGCAGCCGCCAAGCTGGCCGCCCGGCGCGCAGGCCGTCTGCTCAAGCCCACCACTCGTGCCAAAGCCGAGAAGCTCCTGGGTCTGTTCCGGCAGATCGGCGCCGATGTAACGCTGGAAGAGGTGCCAGAAGAAGGCGAGATCACCAGTCTGGCGGCACTGGGAAGTGTGCCGGCTGTTGGGTCTGGGTCACTGGGTGGGTTGGGTGGTACTCCCACGGCGGTCCCGGCACAGGCTCAGCCTAGCCCTCTTCCCGACGCCTCAGCAGATCCCTTTGGCCTGGACCCCTTCGGTGCCGATCCTTTCGGCCTGCCCGATGATCTGTCGGTGACCACCTCGCAGGTCTTTCGCGCCGCGCCTGGTGCTGTCACGGGCAGCAGTGTGGCAGCCGATCCTGCTGCTCCCACCGCCTTACAAGGTCGCCCCGCTCTGGACCCGCTCCGGGAGAAGTCGGACGATCTGGCTGTTCAGGCCACTGAAGAAGATGTCTGGGCCGACTTTGCAGACGCCCTGCGGGTGGATGTACCTGCTGAAGCTCCCAGAGAAGTCCAGGCGGCGGCGCCACTGACGCCCACCTTCCTGGACGCCACCGATGAGCCTGCGGTGACGACCCGCCTGGGACCGCGCCGCAGCCTGCTGACCCAGCTGCAACAAGCGGCACTGCTGCCAGCAGCGACCTTGGGCCTGCTGACCTTCTTGTTGCTCTCGGCCTTGCTGCCGGGTCAACGTCAGCAGCGACACCTGACCAGCGCCCAGACGGTGGCTGAAAGCTTCAGCGCCGGATTGAACGTGGCCGATCCGCTGGTGATGCAGCAGCAGTTGGATACGCTGGTGGCCTCTGAGGGGGTTGGGTTTGCCCAAGTGACGTTGCCGGACGGCACAGTGGCCTTCGCCAGTGATGCTGAGGCGGCTGACCGGACAGCGCTGCAGAACAGCTTCGCCGAATGGCAGGGCCGCCAGGGCGTGTTCCGGGAAGACGAAACTTATTCCGTGGGCCGTGTCTCGGGCGCTGCTGATGTGGCGGTTGGCCTACCGTACGTGAGTGGTCTGGCCAGCTTGCTGATCCCCATGCTCCTCACGGCCCTGCTGTTGCTGGGAGCAGCGTATGCCTGGGCTGGCCGCGCGGCCCGTGACATGCTGGAACCTATTCAGCGTCTGGTCCGTTCTGCCGACGCCATCAGCTCTGGGGATCTGAGCCAACCCGTACAGGCCGAAGCCAACAATGAGGTGGGCGACCTGGCCGAAGCGCTGGAGCGGATGCGGGTCAGTCTCTCGGCAGCGATGGACCGCCTGCGCCGCCGCAAACGCTAG
- a CDS encoding RelA/SpoT family protein, protein MDILRALIAERPQAERDTVERAYEFARDAHEGVVRKSGEPYITHPVAVATILAELGMDTVSVTAGLLHDTVEDVDGVTFEVITDHFGTEVSRIVEGETKVSKLSKAGSQTAEVRDDGRDLQAENLRQMLIAMTDDLRIIVVKLADRLHNMRTMASMPEEKQKRISRETMEIFAPLAHRLGIGQVKWELEDLSFRYLYPAEYAELSSRLRMQLDERDSIVQQAEQSLRSALEDDLELPDWVIDIDISGRAKHLWSIYNKMRREEKGLEQIFDLMALRVILTPRPVEARDGTDAERLVRAEEMREKRICYHTISIVHSLWTPLPGRFKDYIAVPKPNGYQSLHTTVIGRSGQPIEIQIRSQRMHEVAEYGVAAHWMYKQGGQLNQRERDQWINQLRELQNEVGDATDYMDAVKNDFLSHRVRVFTPKGLAVSLTAGSTPVDFAYHIHTRIGETMVGARVNGKIVPLSHRLDNGDMVEILTSKNGKPSKDWLNFAATRSARTKIRYFFRQDERADALAHGQQMLERYLRKRHLPVRKLMSVRKLEDAAQELVGSRNPDELFLALHSGKVSTALAARTLDPELLVSKPLTGAPPPAQTGNSEQPKVYVEGLNTGTKLSQCCQPIRGDQIMGYLTRGRGVSIHRIDCPNMIRLLADEPERCVSASWNSKTEDHFEVNLDVTGPDRDGLLADILSVLAANKQSPLRFEAFVDSQESAHVCLRLGFGDNQAMRHLISELGSVSGVREVRRTRGFGQMSLQE, encoded by the coding sequence ATGGACATTTTGCGCGCCCTGATCGCGGAGCGGCCTCAGGCGGAACGCGACACGGTAGAGCGCGCCTACGAGTTTGCGCGGGACGCCCACGAGGGGGTCGTCAGAAAGAGCGGCGAGCCTTACATTACCCACCCAGTCGCTGTCGCCACCATCCTGGCCGAACTGGGCATGGACACGGTCAGCGTGACGGCTGGGCTGCTGCATGACACGGTTGAGGACGTGGACGGCGTCACCTTTGAGGTCATTACCGACCATTTCGGCACCGAAGTCAGCCGTATCGTGGAAGGTGAAACCAAGGTCAGCAAGCTGAGTAAGGCCGGGTCGCAGACTGCCGAGGTCCGGGATGATGGGCGCGACCTGCAGGCCGAGAACCTGCGCCAGATGTTGATCGCCATGACCGACGACCTGCGGATTATCGTGGTCAAGCTGGCCGATCGGCTGCACAACATGCGGACCATGGCGTCCATGCCCGAGGAAAAACAAAAGCGCATCTCGCGCGAGACCATGGAGATTTTCGCGCCGCTGGCGCACCGCTTAGGGATCGGGCAGGTCAAATGGGAACTGGAAGATCTCAGTTTCCGCTACCTCTACCCTGCCGAGTACGCCGAGCTGAGTTCGCGCCTGCGAATGCAGCTTGACGAGCGCGATTCCATCGTGCAGCAAGCCGAGCAGTCCCTACGCTCGGCCCTGGAAGACGACCTGGAATTGCCCGACTGGGTAATCGACATCGACATTTCGGGCCGCGCCAAGCACCTCTGGAGCATCTACAACAAGATGCGCCGTGAGGAGAAGGGCCTGGAACAGATTTTCGACCTGATGGCGCTGCGGGTCATTCTGACTCCTCGGCCCGTCGAAGCGCGGGACGGTACCGATGCCGAGCGACTGGTCCGCGCCGAGGAAATGCGCGAGAAGCGGATCTGCTACCACACCATTTCCATCGTCCACTCGCTGTGGACTCCGCTGCCGGGCCGCTTCAAGGACTACATCGCCGTGCCCAAGCCCAACGGCTACCAGTCGCTGCACACCACCGTGATCGGGCGCAGTGGGCAGCCCATCGAGATTCAGATTCGCTCGCAGCGAATGCATGAGGTGGCCGAGTATGGGGTGGCCGCGCACTGGATGTACAAGCAAGGCGGGCAGCTGAACCAGCGTGAGCGGGACCAGTGGATCAATCAACTGCGCGAGTTGCAAAACGAAGTGGGCGACGCCACCGACTACATGGACGCTGTCAAGAACGACTTTTTGTCGCACCGGGTGCGTGTCTTTACGCCCAAGGGGCTGGCGGTCAGCCTGACCGCAGGCAGCACGCCAGTAGATTTTGCCTATCACATCCATACCCGCATCGGGGAGACGATGGTAGGCGCACGGGTGAACGGCAAAATCGTGCCCCTGAGCCACCGCCTGGACAACGGCGACATGGTCGAAATCCTGACCAGCAAGAACGGCAAGCCCAGCAAGGACTGGCTGAACTTTGCCGCGACCCGCTCAGCCCGCACCAAGATCCGCTATTTCTTTCGCCAGGACGAGCGGGCCGACGCGCTGGCCCACGGTCAGCAGATGCTGGAGCGCTATCTGCGTAAGCGCCATCTGCCAGTCCGCAAGCTGATGAGTGTCCGCAAGCTGGAAGACGCGGCGCAGGAGCTGGTCGGCAGCCGCAACCCGGACGAACTGTTTCTGGCGCTGCATTCCGGCAAGGTGTCGACAGCCCTGGCCGCCCGGACGCTGGACCCGGAGTTGCTGGTTTCCAAACCGCTGACTGGCGCCCCACCCCCAGCCCAGACCGGCAACAGTGAGCAACCCAAGGTGTACGTGGAAGGCCTGAACACCGGCACCAAGCTGAGCCAGTGCTGTCAGCCGATCCGGGGTGACCAGATCATGGGCTACCTGACACGCGGACGCGGTGTCAGCATCCACCGCATCGACTGCCCCAACATGATCCGGCTGCTGGCCGACGAGCCCGAACGCTGCGTATCGGCCAGCTGGAATTCCAAGACCGAGGATCACTTTGAGGTCAATCTGGACGTCACCGGGCCTGACCGTGATGGCTTGCTGGCCGATATTCTGAGTGTGCTGGCCGCCAACAAACAGAGCCCGCTGCGCTTTGAGGCCTTCGTGGACAGCCAGGAGTCGGCGCATGTCTGTCTGCGCCTGGGGTTTGGGGATAACCAGGCCATGCGCCACCTGATCTCCGAGTTGGGCAGCGTGTCAGGGGTACGGGAAGTGCGGCGCACCCGTGGATTTGGGCAGATGTCGCTGCAGGAATAA